Proteins encoded in a region of the Nitrospira sp. genome:
- a CDS encoding penicillin-binding protein activator LpoB, translating into MVMKSGWLALGAVSVLTLAGCGHETKVTRIDAGVVTDLSGRWNDTDSRMVAETMVKESLSYPWLGNFTQAKHRQPVVVVGTILNSSHEHISVQTFVTDLERELTNSQKVTFVAGKGERDELRTERKEQAMYSREDTQKAPGKEIGADYMMKGTISTILDEADATKAVFYQVDLQMIDLESNAKVWYGQKKIKKVIEKKRTIF; encoded by the coding sequence ATGGTGATGAAGTCTGGATGGCTGGCGCTGGGAGCGGTGTCGGTGTTGACTCTGGCAGGCTGCGGGCACGAAACGAAAGTCACGCGTATCGATGCCGGGGTGGTCACTGACCTGAGCGGGCGCTGGAACGATACCGACTCGCGGATGGTCGCTGAGACCATGGTGAAGGAATCGCTGAGTTACCCATGGCTCGGCAACTTCACGCAAGCGAAGCATCGCCAGCCTGTTGTGGTGGTCGGCACGATCCTGAACAGCAGCCACGAGCACATCAGTGTCCAGACGTTTGTGACCGACCTTGAGCGCGAGCTGACGAATTCGCAGAAAGTCACGTTCGTCGCCGGCAAGGGCGAGCGCGATGAACTGCGGACCGAGCGCAAAGAGCAGGCGATGTATTCCCGCGAAGATACGCAAAAAGCTCCCGGAAAAGAAATCGGTGCCGATTACATGATGAAGGGGACGATTTCGACGATCCTCGACGAAGCGGATGCGACCAAAGCCGTGTTCTATCAAGTGGATCTTCAGATGATCGATCTGGAGAGCAACGCCAAGGTTTGGTACGGGCAGAAGAAGATTAAGAAGGTCATCGAAAAGAAGCGAACCATTTTCTAG
- a CDS encoding caspase family protein: MSLGLGLFWLAGLSGVSPASAQLGKPEGLYYKSWAVVVGVEHYLLAPSIPGALADAKTVAQAFRQMGFDEVVEVYDKDASFRHLQQLLSDMLPRKVGRMDRLVLFYVGHSGVTQDADGKDLGYLVPSDAQINNVAKSITFDQLKEFTRRLAAKHTLLILDTAVRGWEATAPQQLSLEGRLTPEDDTERRAMQVITAGDKGEVSKRVGDASLFVKSLLTGLQGAADLNKNGWLMASELGAYLEKELPAVTQGQQHPISARLDGDGDIILIEGRKAAFVLGAGPQTPAERQQAAKAQYDQAFALLQEGKRVEEALERLNRAIEFNPEFGEAYVLKSYVRLEILPNLDEALTAGQLAVKHAPTNPDSYYTLGLIYEKRGSFPEAEQALLQALKVNAGYQDVYFSLGTLYADHLKDQTKSVEAFRRYVELGGTDSRARAAVSQADAQRKP, translated from the coding sequence ATGAGTCTTGGGCTTGGGCTCTTCTGGCTTGCCGGATTGAGCGGAGTTTCGCCGGCCTCCGCCCAGTTAGGGAAACCGGAAGGGCTCTACTATAAGTCCTGGGCGGTCGTCGTCGGGGTCGAGCACTATCTACTGGCTCCTTCGATTCCCGGAGCTTTGGCGGACGCCAAGACGGTGGCCCAGGCCTTTCGTCAGATGGGCTTCGACGAAGTGGTTGAGGTCTATGACAAGGATGCCAGCTTTCGGCATCTACAGCAGCTCTTGTCGGACATGTTGCCGCGCAAGGTCGGGCGGATGGATCGTCTGGTGCTGTTTTATGTGGGTCATTCCGGAGTGACGCAAGATGCCGATGGGAAGGATCTCGGCTACCTGGTTCCGTCGGATGCGCAGATCAATAATGTCGCCAAGTCCATTACCTTTGACCAGCTCAAGGAATTTACCCGACGCCTGGCGGCGAAGCACACCCTGCTGATTCTTGATACCGCGGTTCGGGGATGGGAAGCCACGGCACCGCAGCAGTTGTCGCTCGAAGGCCGCTTGACACCGGAGGACGACACGGAACGCCGTGCGATGCAGGTGATTACGGCCGGGGATAAGGGAGAAGTGTCCAAGCGCGTGGGGGATGCGAGTCTGTTCGTGAAATCGCTTCTGACGGGGTTGCAGGGTGCGGCGGATCTGAACAAGAACGGTTGGCTGATGGCGTCCGAGTTGGGCGCGTACCTTGAGAAGGAGCTTCCCGCCGTCACGCAGGGGCAGCAACATCCGATATCCGCCAGGCTGGACGGGGATGGCGATATCATTCTCATCGAAGGGCGCAAGGCGGCGTTTGTGCTCGGCGCGGGGCCCCAGACGCCGGCTGAACGGCAACAGGCGGCGAAGGCGCAATACGATCAGGCGTTTGCGTTGCTCCAGGAGGGGAAGCGCGTCGAGGAAGCGCTCGAACGACTGAATCGCGCGATTGAATTCAATCCCGAATTCGGCGAAGCCTATGTGCTGAAAAGTTACGTACGGTTGGAGATTCTGCCTAATCTTGACGAGGCATTGACCGCCGGCCAACTGGCCGTGAAGCACGCGCCCACGAATCCTGACTCGTACTACACGTTGGGGTTGATCTATGAAAAGCGCGGCAGTTTCCCGGAGGCCGAACAGGCGCTCTTGCAGGCGCTGAAGGTGAATGCCGGTTATCAGGATGTCTATTTTTCGCTCGGTACGCTCTATGCCGATCATCTGAAGGATCAGACAAAGTCCGTCGAGGCGTTTCGCCGCTATGTCGAGTTGGGCGGAACCGATTCCCGTGCGCGAGCGGCAGTCAGTCAGGCTGACGCTCAGAGGAAGCCCTAG
- the acs gene encoding acetate--CoA ligase: MSEKIETLLKETRTYQPSAKTKAAAHIKDYDTEYKKSIADPEAFWSGVAKELDWFTPWSKVLEWNYPFAKWFVGATCNISYNCLDRHVKNGRKNKVAVIWVGENDTERVFTYGQLYRQVNRCANALKKLGLKKGDRVTIYLPKVPEQIVAMLACARIGVIHSVVYSGFSAPALANRIHDAESHLVITADVGYDRGKVIPLKSVVDEALKTCPTVERVVVVRRQKPEVSLAAPKEIDWHEWLKGESAECEAVKLDAEDPLYILYTSGTTGKPKGVVHVHGGYMVGTYITSKYVFDLKDDDVYFCVADPGWVTGHSYIVYGPLLNGATILTAEGKPDYPNPGRWWDLIERYGVSIFYTTPTAIRLLMRYGEDWPKKYDLSTLRILGSVGEPINPEAWEWFHRVTGGDKPIMDTWWQTETGSILITPLPTVPLKPGSATRPFLGIEADVVDREGNSLPANAGGFAVIKKPWPSMMRTIYKDPERYKTYWNTIPNCYTAGDVCHKDADGYMWFMGRADDVIKVAGNRLGTAEVESALVSHHAVAEAAVIGKPHKTVGESIKAFIILKQGEIESPALIQSIKDQVMKELGKIGVPSEIDIVQSLPKTRSGKIMRRVLKAKELGQDPGDISTIEE, encoded by the coding sequence ATGAGTGAGAAGATCGAGACACTACTGAAGGAAACCCGAACGTACCAGCCTAGCGCCAAGACCAAAGCCGCCGCCCATATTAAGGACTATGACACCGAATATAAGAAGTCGATTGCCGATCCGGAGGCGTTTTGGAGCGGCGTCGCCAAGGAGCTCGACTGGTTTACGCCGTGGAGCAAAGTACTGGAATGGAACTACCCCTTCGCGAAATGGTTTGTGGGAGCCACCTGCAACATCTCCTATAACTGTCTTGACCGGCACGTCAAAAATGGCCGGAAGAACAAAGTCGCCGTCATCTGGGTCGGCGAGAACGATACCGAGCGTGTCTTCACTTACGGGCAGCTCTACCGCCAGGTCAACCGCTGCGCCAACGCCCTCAAGAAGCTGGGCCTGAAGAAGGGCGACCGCGTCACCATCTATCTCCCGAAAGTTCCCGAGCAGATTGTCGCCATGCTGGCTTGCGCCCGCATCGGTGTGATCCACAGCGTCGTCTATTCCGGGTTCAGCGCCCCGGCGCTGGCCAATCGCATCCACGACGCCGAGTCTCATCTGGTCATCACTGCCGATGTCGGCTACGACCGTGGGAAAGTCATTCCCCTCAAGTCAGTCGTGGACGAAGCGTTGAAGACCTGCCCGACGGTCGAGCGCGTCGTCGTCGTGCGCCGGCAAAAGCCGGAAGTCTCGCTTGCAGCCCCCAAAGAAATTGACTGGCACGAATGGCTGAAAGGCGAATCCGCTGAATGTGAAGCGGTCAAGCTGGACGCCGAAGATCCGCTCTATATCCTGTATACCTCCGGTACGACCGGTAAACCCAAAGGCGTCGTGCATGTGCATGGCGGCTACATGGTCGGCACCTACATCACGTCGAAATATGTGTTCGACCTGAAAGACGATGACGTGTATTTCTGCGTCGCCGATCCGGGCTGGGTCACCGGCCACAGTTATATCGTCTACGGCCCGCTGTTGAACGGCGCGACGATCCTTACCGCCGAAGGCAAACCGGACTACCCGAACCCTGGCCGCTGGTGGGATTTGATCGAACGCTACGGCGTCTCGATTTTCTACACGACACCGACGGCGATCCGCTTACTCATGCGCTATGGAGAAGACTGGCCCAAGAAGTACGATCTCTCAACCTTACGCATCCTCGGCAGCGTCGGCGAACCGATCAATCCGGAAGCCTGGGAGTGGTTCCATCGCGTCACCGGCGGCGACAAACCCATCATGGACACCTGGTGGCAGACGGAAACCGGCTCGATCCTGATTACGCCGCTGCCGACCGTCCCCTTGAAGCCAGGATCCGCCACGCGGCCGTTCCTTGGGATTGAAGCTGATGTCGTGGATCGTGAAGGCAACAGTCTCCCGGCCAATGCCGGCGGATTTGCCGTCATCAAGAAACCCTGGCCCTCCATGATGCGCACCATCTACAAAGATCCGGAGCGCTACAAGACCTATTGGAACACCATCCCGAACTGCTACACCGCCGGCGACGTCTGCCACAAAGACGCCGACGGCTACATGTGGTTCATGGGCCGCGCCGACGACGTGATCAAGGTTGCGGGCAACCGGCTGGGCACCGCCGAAGTCGAGAGCGCATTGGTAAGTCATCACGCCGTCGCCGAAGCCGCCGTCATCGGCAAACCCCACAAGACTGTGGGCGAGTCCATCAAGGCCTTCATCATTCTAAAACAAGGCGAGATCGAAAGCCCTGCGCTGATTCAATCGATCAAAGATCAAGTGATGAAAGAACTGGGGAAGATCGGGGTGCCGTCTGAAATTGATATTGTGCAGTCACTCCCCAAGACCCGGTCTGGAAAAATCATGCGGCGCGTCCTGAAGGCTAAGGAACTCGGACAGGATCCAGGAGATATCTCGACGATTGAGGAGTAG
- a CDS encoding type II toxin-antitoxin system HicB family antitoxin, whose protein sequence is MSYLQQTIKAIIRPGDEAGYVAECVEIAVVTQGRTLDETVKNLQEATALHLEGEQLADFGLREKPTLMLTMELDPAHA, encoded by the coding sequence ATGAGTTACTTACAGCAAACCATCAAAGCCATCATTCGCCCCGGTGATGAGGCTGGCTACGTGGCCGAGTGTGTGGAAATTGCTGTGGTCACGCAAGGGCGCACATTGGATGAAACCGTCAAGAATCTGCAAGAAGCCACGGCCCTCCACCTGGAGGGGGAACAGTTAGCCGACTTTGGCTTGCGGGAGAAGCCGACGCTGATGCTCACCATGGAATTGGATCCCGCCCATGCCTAA
- a CDS encoding type II toxin-antitoxin system HicA family toxin, with protein MPKLRRLAGRDVVTILQGFGFQQVSQRGSHVKLVRARTEGRQVLTVPLHTELDSGTLRAIVRQASRFIPEQDLAPHFYS; from the coding sequence ATGCCTAAATTGCGGCGACTCGCCGGCCGTGATGTCGTCACAATCCTTCAAGGATTCGGCTTCCAGCAAGTCTCTCAGCGAGGCAGCCACGTCAAGTTGGTTCGTGCCAGGACAGAGGGGCGGCAAGTCCTCACCGTCCCTCTCCATACCGAACTCGATTCCGGCACGCTGCGCGCCATTGTTCGCCAAGCCAGTCGATTCATTCCCGAACAAGACCTCGCCCCCCACTTCTATTCTTAG
- a CDS encoding IPT/TIG domain-containing protein yields MAPNINKVSPDESKAGDKVTITGMNFGNSDCLRSISFGPGHAATFKIESDSKISATVPSGGRKGLAMLTVTTASGEVSKTFLVK; encoded by the coding sequence ATGGCGCCCAACATCAACAAAGTCAGTCCGGATGAGAGCAAGGCCGGCGACAAAGTGACGATTACGGGAATGAACTTCGGAAACAGCGACTGCCTGCGCAGTATTTCTTTCGGACCGGGTCACGCCGCGACGTTCAAAATCGAGAGCGACAGCAAGATCTCCGCAACCGTCCCCAGCGGCGGACGCAAAGGCTTGGCGATGCTCACCGTCACGACCGCATCGGGCGAAGTCTCAAAAACGTTTTTGGTGAAATAA
- a CDS encoding FAD-dependent monooxygenase, which yields MTTVRGIIIGAGIGGLSAAIAMQMRHIQVRVFEAATSLHSIGAGILLPPNAMTILDRYHLAQHVRDRGCSIESLVILDSAGTRISTTPAHYSNNGQMYHTTAIQRGALQQILLKALAPDTVVTKKHCVAVDTGIDGATATFRDGTQGCGEFLVGADGLHSRVRESIFPGRPLRYSGQTCWRGVSHIALQHTWRRQLTEVWGAGLRFGFVPIAEAQVYWYATKQAAAGGRDDPSTIQQQMCDLYGEFVDPIGDILVHTNPSSIIRDDLSDLAPLPSWFANSVVLMGDAAHATTPNLGQGGAQAIEDSWVLAETLAMCDTVQKAFARFQASRIAKVQKIVKVSWHIGQATNLSNTMACTLRNTLLRCVPPWIAKHQARSLYEVSY from the coding sequence ATGACGACCGTGAGAGGGATCATCATCGGAGCTGGGATCGGCGGCCTGTCCGCAGCGATCGCCATGCAGATGCGACACATCCAGGTAAGAGTATTTGAAGCTGCGACAAGCTTGCATTCAATTGGCGCTGGAATTCTGCTCCCACCGAATGCCATGACCATTCTCGACAGATACCACCTCGCGCAACACGTGCGGGATCGCGGCTGCTCTATTGAATCGCTGGTTATTCTGGACTCAGCAGGGACGCGTATTTCAACCACACCGGCGCACTATTCGAACAACGGACAGATGTATCACACCACCGCAATCCAGAGAGGAGCGTTGCAACAGATTCTCTTGAAGGCGCTGGCCCCTGACACCGTCGTGACCAAGAAACACTGCGTCGCGGTGGACACGGGCATAGACGGCGCGACGGCGACATTTCGAGACGGCACACAGGGCTGCGGTGAATTTCTGGTGGGCGCGGATGGTCTTCATTCGAGAGTGCGTGAATCCATCTTTCCGGGTAGGCCATTGCGGTACTCCGGACAAACGTGCTGGAGAGGAGTGTCACACATCGCACTGCAGCACACGTGGCGGAGGCAGCTCACTGAGGTGTGGGGTGCGGGCCTGCGATTTGGCTTTGTGCCCATTGCGGAGGCGCAGGTCTATTGGTATGCCACCAAGCAAGCAGCAGCGGGCGGACGGGACGATCCCTCGACGATTCAACAACAGATGTGTGATCTCTATGGGGAGTTTGTAGACCCAATCGGGGACATTCTTGTTCACACGAATCCATCCTCAATCATTCGTGATGACCTCAGCGACCTGGCGCCCTTACCGTCGTGGTTTGCCAACTCCGTGGTGTTGATGGGGGATGCCGCGCACGCCACCACCCCGAACCTTGGCCAGGGCGGGGCGCAGGCGATCGAAGATTCCTGGGTACTGGCAGAGACACTGGCCATGTGCGACACAGTACAGAAGGCCTTCGCGCGCTTTCAGGCCTCGCGTATTGCCAAAGTCCAAAAGATTGTGAAGGTCTCATGGCACATCGGACAAGCCACAAACCTCTCCAACACGATGGCCTGTACACTCCGGAATACGCTTCTTCGCTGCGTCCCACCGTGGATCGCGAAACACCAGGCTCGTTCACTCTACGAGGTTTCTTATTGA
- a CDS encoding PIG-L family deacetylase, whose translation MEAGLRIGGSLLILSMLAGTAGCQALTRTEGFGDLFVVAHEDDDLLFMNPDIQRSIARGHRVQTVYLTAGDGCRSEQYWRAQREAGVRAAYAQMAGVEDRWVDVAVRPKEVRLLQRPQVSLVFFRLPSPAREDGTSCPHGATLEKLWTRSIAELSPLDDPRVTYTKHGLVDELTKVLRIFRPDRVNALDGTGRNPVPCKPGNPAVCRVYYPATGRAYLSDHSDHYYSALFAREAHSAYQRPHQFQSYRGYNSALEPPNISDSAFLEKERVFQTYAEHDDRIDDHPPFDDFYHLWLLRQYEAR comes from the coding sequence ATGGAGGCAGGTCTTCGAATCGGCGGCAGTCTGCTGATCCTTTCGATGCTGGCCGGAACGGCCGGATGTCAAGCCCTTACCCGTACGGAAGGGTTCGGAGACCTCTTTGTCGTCGCGCATGAGGACGATGACCTCCTTTTTATGAATCCCGATATTCAGCGTTCGATCGCACGGGGGCATCGGGTGCAGACGGTGTATCTGACTGCGGGCGATGGGTGTCGATCAGAGCAGTATTGGCGCGCGCAGCGTGAAGCAGGGGTCAGAGCTGCGTATGCGCAGATGGCCGGCGTCGAGGATCGGTGGGTCGACGTTGCCGTCAGGCCAAAGGAAGTGCGGCTACTGCAGCGGCCGCAAGTCAGCCTCGTATTTTTTCGCCTGCCGTCGCCGGCGAGGGAGGATGGGACGAGCTGTCCGCACGGTGCGACACTGGAGAAGCTGTGGACCAGGAGCATCGCCGAACTGTCACCTTTGGACGATCCCCGTGTGACCTACACGAAACATGGACTGGTCGATGAACTGACGAAGGTGCTGAGAATATTTCGGCCGGACCGAGTGAATGCCCTGGATGGAACGGGCCGGAACCCAGTGCCCTGCAAGCCTGGAAATCCGGCGGTCTGTCGCGTTTATTATCCCGCAACCGGCCGGGCGTATCTGTCGGATCATTCCGATCATTACTACTCGGCCTTGTTTGCGCGAGAGGCTCATTCGGCCTATCAACGGCCGCATCAGTTCCAAAGCTATCGGGGATATAACAGCGCACTTGAGCCGCCTAATATCTCAGACTCAGCTTTCTTGGAGAAGGAGCGGGTGTTTCAGACCTATGCAGAGCATGATGACCGGATCGATGATCATCCCCCGTTCGACGATTTCTATCACCTCTGGTTGCTGCGGCAGTACGAAGCCCGCTAG
- a CDS encoding riboflavin synthase: protein MFTGIVEEMGAVISLEKTLAGTRMTLLASTVMSDLKIGDSVSVNGICLTAISKSESNFTVEVSPETLSVTTLGLLTAGTPVNLERAMKLSERIGGHLVAGHVDGVGTIRSRQQDGNAVIFTIEAPQDILRYCVVKGSITVDGISLTINDVTNHGFSIAIIPHTAKVTTLGLKQVNDPVNLESDLIGKYVERLLQERGQVAPKPTPVIDKDYLQKRGLI from the coding sequence ATGTTCACCGGCATTGTCGAAGAAATGGGCGCAGTGATTTCGCTGGAGAAGACGCTGGCCGGGACGAGGATGACGCTGCTGGCCTCGACCGTCATGAGCGATCTCAAGATCGGCGACAGTGTGAGTGTGAACGGGATCTGCCTGACGGCGATTTCCAAAAGCGAGAGCAATTTTACGGTGGAAGTGTCTCCCGAGACACTTTCAGTGACGACGCTGGGCCTGCTCACGGCAGGAACACCGGTGAATCTTGAACGGGCCATGAAGCTGAGCGAGCGCATCGGCGGGCATCTGGTCGCGGGGCATGTCGATGGCGTCGGGACGATTCGCAGCCGGCAGCAGGACGGGAATGCCGTCATCTTCACCATTGAAGCGCCGCAAGACATTCTGCGTTACTGCGTCGTCAAGGGCTCGATCACCGTCGATGGCATCAGCCTCACGATCAACGATGTGACGAATCATGGATTCTCCATCGCCATCATTCCGCATACCGCCAAAGTCACAACGTTGGGCCTCAAACAGGTCAACGATCCCGTCAACCTCGAATCCGACCTCATCGGCAAATACGTCGAACGCCTCCTCCAGGAGCGGGGGCAAGTCGCGCCGAAACCGACCCCCGTGATCGATAAAGACTATCTTCAGAAGCGGGGGCTCATCTAG
- a CDS encoding MFS transporter — translation MTSSRSFLLICTVGIFCFISYNMVRMPVLALFAEHLGAGPERIGLIVSVSTLTGVLLKLPSGALSDIYGRKFLLRIGVVAFGLPPFLYLFITDLNSLTILRFVHGLATAIFAPSALATVAELYRERRGAALGTYTACTQSGALLGPFIGGYLAHVAGFDFAFITAGVCGCIAIVLFYSMHLDVATPRVHQKGMRPLLAEMWKGFVIVARNRKVLITSATDGAKMIANGALMAFLPLYGLTVGLNPGEVGLLFSVQAGTSFFSKPIMGRVSDRVGRQPLIIIGLLICAVTFVCMPHVSIFAGLLLLSAGFGFGEAVVSSSSSALVADSSEFKTLGAGMGMQGTIMDIGHASGPLLAGILIANMSYAGAFTIIASLQIAAALVFWLTMRSK, via the coding sequence ATGACATCATCGCGCAGCTTTCTCCTGATCTGCACCGTCGGGATCTTTTGCTTCATCAGCTACAACATGGTGCGTATGCCGGTGCTGGCCTTGTTCGCCGAGCATCTCGGGGCAGGCCCCGAACGGATCGGGCTGATCGTGTCAGTGTCGACCTTGACCGGCGTGCTGCTCAAGCTGCCATCCGGCGCTTTGTCGGATATCTACGGCCGGAAATTTTTGTTGCGCATCGGGGTTGTGGCTTTCGGCCTGCCGCCGTTTCTCTATCTCTTCATCACGGACCTAAATAGCCTGACGATCTTGCGGTTCGTGCATGGGTTGGCGACGGCCATCTTTGCGCCGAGCGCACTGGCGACCGTCGCGGAGTTGTATCGTGAACGCCGGGGGGCGGCGCTGGGGACCTACACGGCTTGCACACAGTCGGGGGCGCTGCTCGGGCCGTTTATCGGCGGGTATCTTGCCCATGTAGCCGGGTTCGATTTTGCGTTCATCACAGCCGGGGTCTGCGGCTGCATCGCGATCGTGCTGTTTTATAGTATGCATTTGGATGTGGCGACGCCGCGCGTGCATCAGAAGGGGATGCGGCCGCTGCTGGCGGAGATGTGGAAGGGATTCGTGATTGTGGCGCGGAACCGCAAGGTGCTCATCACCAGCGCGACCGACGGCGCCAAGATGATCGCCAACGGCGCGCTCATGGCGTTTCTTCCGCTCTATGGGCTCACGGTGGGGTTGAATCCGGGCGAGGTCGGGCTCTTGTTCAGTGTGCAGGCCGGCACATCCTTCTTCTCCAAGCCGATCATGGGGCGGGTGTCCGACCGGGTGGGGCGGCAGCCGCTGATCATCATCGGCCTGCTGATCTGCGCCGTGACCTTCGTCTGTATGCCGCACGTGTCGATCTTTGCTGGGTTGCTGCTGCTCTCAGCCGGATTTGGTTTTGGAGAAGCGGTGGTGTCCTCGTCCTCATCGGCGCTGGTAGCGGATAGCTCAGAGTTCAAGACGCTAGGAGCGGGGATGGGGATGCAAGGCACGATTATGGATATCGGTCATGCGAGCGGGCCGTTGCTGGCGGGCATCCTGATTGCCAATATGAGCTACGCCGGGGCCTTCACGATTATCGCGAGCCTCCAGATCGCCGCGGCCCTGGTCTTCTGGCTGACGATGAGGAGTAAATAA
- a CDS encoding prolyl oligopeptidase family serine peptidase, which produces MCSLLVWCCLAAAGEPVWSAEPQPANQPLAADVFSYLDEADSTKAEVVLQRLLANPDATIDLISRAIQTGRTYQAMPVGTMAEERIAVRERTYHYALSVPLTYQPGKGYGLVVCLHGAGFSGEAYLERWQNRLGDDYILVCPTYPSGAWFTRQAEDLVLAVIERVQAQYHVDPDRVFLTGMSNGGIGTWLIGMHHAQRFAGLAPMASGLDGVLMPFLANLRTTPVYIIHGAKDQVMPVELSRTISRELAAIGYPHIYREHEREHPMAGGHFFPREELPDLVTWMNAQHRNPLPTALTVVREASHFQPFGWVRIDATDPIAAFADDLVSKRDELTRKKRYARLDVSVTASNRIEVEAGLVQRYTLFLNDQLVDVSKPVTVVTNKQVSFEGMVTPSVETLLRQARARKDPRQLFTVQLPIQVSKPAP; this is translated from the coding sequence GTGTGTTCCCTGCTGGTCTGGTGTTGCCTTGCCGCAGCGGGCGAGCCGGTCTGGTCCGCTGAGCCCCAGCCTGCGAATCAGCCGCTCGCGGCCGACGTCTTTTCTTACCTCGACGAAGCGGATAGCACGAAAGCGGAAGTCGTGCTGCAACGACTGCTCGCCAATCCTGATGCGACGATTGACCTGATCAGCCGCGCCATCCAGACCGGGCGAACCTATCAGGCCATGCCGGTCGGGACGATGGCGGAGGAACGGATTGCGGTCCGCGAGCGTACGTATCACTATGCGCTCTCGGTTCCGCTCACCTATCAGCCCGGCAAGGGATATGGACTGGTCGTCTGTCTGCACGGGGCGGGGTTTTCCGGTGAGGCCTATCTTGAACGATGGCAGAATCGCTTAGGCGATGACTATATTCTCGTTTGTCCGACCTATCCGTCCGGCGCCTGGTTTACCAGGCAGGCGGAGGACCTCGTGCTGGCCGTCATCGAACGGGTGCAGGCGCAGTATCACGTCGATCCGGACCGGGTGTTTCTCACGGGCATGTCGAACGGCGGGATCGGCACCTGGTTGATCGGGATGCATCATGCGCAACGGTTTGCCGGTCTGGCTCCGATGGCCAGCGGCCTCGACGGCGTCCTCATGCCGTTTCTTGCCAACTTGCGGACCACGCCGGTCTACATCATTCATGGCGCGAAAGATCAGGTGATGCCGGTGGAGTTGAGCCGGACGATCTCGCGCGAGCTCGCGGCGATCGGCTATCCGCACATCTATCGTGAGCATGAACGCGAGCATCCGATGGCCGGCGGACATTTCTTTCCTCGCGAAGAGTTGCCGGACCTGGTGACCTGGATGAACGCACAACACCGGAACCCGTTGCCGACCGCGCTGACGGTGGTCCGTGAGGCCAGTCATTTTCAACCGTTCGGCTGGGTGCGAATCGACGCGACCGATCCGATCGCCGCCTTTGCGGACGATCTGGTCTCAAAGCGCGATGAGTTGACCAGGAAGAAACGCTACGCCAGGCTGGATGTCTCAGTGACCGCGTCCAATCGTATCGAAGTCGAAGCCGGGCTCGTGCAACGCTACACGCTGTTTCTGAACGATCAATTGGTGGATGTCTCCAAGCCGGTCACCGTCGTGACGAACAAGCAGGTCTCATTCGAAGGAATGGTCACGCCGTCGGTCGAGACGCTCCTGCGCCAGGCGCGGGCGCGCAAAGATCCGCGGCAACTCTTTACGGTGCAGCTGCCCATTCAGGTGTCGAAGCCCGCGCCATGA